In Apodemus sylvaticus chromosome 7, mApoSyl1.1, whole genome shotgun sequence, the sequence acagaaggagAAGCACATTGCCTCTTCCCCCAGCCCCTGGGAGGAGGTATGGATGGGTGGGCACAGGGTTGAGGCATCAGCAGCTGGATTTCTGAGGGCCAATAAAAGATGAACACGTCTAGACCTGACCTGTACCCTGGGCCTGGGGAGAAGGTCGGATAGTGGGTTCTAGACTGCACCCCTTTCTGTCACTGCACACTGGAGCTGAGGCTGAGGAGTCAGGACCAGATCCTACTCTGTGCCCCTCTAGCCTACAGAAGAGGAGGCGGCCAAGGACCAGGATGACAGCTCCTCTGTGGCTCTCCCATCACTTCCCACAAGGGCCCCACTCCAGAGTCTGTGGAGGCTTCAGCAAACCATCAGCCCAGAGGGGAGGCTCTGGTCCCGCCCCCCTCTCCATTACTTCCATCTGATTGCCTTGGCACTCAGAAACAGTCCCCCCTGTGGCCTCCACGTACAGCAGATCTACAACTTCATTCGGTATGTGCCCAGGGGGCCCTgtaaagaggggaaggggagggtcaGGGTTTAATAACTTCCAACCTGGCCCTGGGCtgctgactcagtttccccttctggtTTTATTTCCTTCCACAGGCAAATGTATGCCTACTCAATGGTCAAGAACATAGCCATTCCCACCCCCTCGCCTCTTAAAATTCAGCTGTTCCTCAAATACCAATTCTCCTGGGTCAAGTCTCCCATCCTGTCCTTAAAGATTAGCCAGAATAGAATTCAGTATCCCCAACAACATCTCTCACTTCCTGCCCCTTAGACTGTCCTGCCTGGCACAGAACCCTGTACCTCCAAGGGTCAAGGAAGCTTCACTGAGAATTTgaattgtatgtgtctgtgtgtgtgatcattGAAACTAGGgcctcttttttgagacaaggactcactttgtagctcaggctggcttgaaTCTCACTGTATAGactgggctagccttgaactcaagagacctaCTTGCCACTGCCCCCCTGAGTGacagtgtgtagccctggctgtcctagaactcactgtgtataccAGGTTGCCTTCAaaatcagagatctacctgcctctgcctcttcctcttcctctgcctctgcctctgcctctgcctctgcctctgcctctgcctctgcctctgcctctgcctctgcctctgcctctgcggtGGTAGAATTAAGGGTGTGTTACCATGACCAACTAACATTTTGCTTTGAGTATGAGGGAGGCCTTCCTTGGTATTAGGCAAAGAGCCCCGTGTCTCAGATTAAACCACCTCTTGGGTTCTGCTTTGTTCCTGCTGTCAAAATCCCCAGCCCTTGAGGGAGGAGCAAAAATGAACCTGAAATTGGGGACAGTAAACTAAGCTAAGAAGAAGCAATTTCTCATCCTaacatggtggcacaggcctgtgatcccagcactcggaagtaGGAGGGTGGCCAGgggtttaaggtcatcctcagctacccaGTGAGTTCAGGGTCAATCCAGGCTACATTAGACTGTCTCAaagactgaaaggaaaaaaaaaagatggttcaTAAACTGAGTTGTGGTTCTGCCAGCAAAGTGAATTCCAGCAAAATTCCAGACCAGTCTATCCTTCACCCTGAGAGGAAGCTGAGGGTCCTGGCCCTTGGGAGGAACAAGGACCAGAGTGTGTCCTCTTCAGAGGCGCCATGCCTTTCTTTACCCTTCCTCCCTGTCCACAGAGAGCACTTTCCTTTTTTCCGGACAGCTCCAGAGGCCTGGAAGAATACAATCCGTCACAATCTCTGTTTCCGAGACAGTTTTGAGAAAGTGCCGGTCAGTAAGCAGGGCGAGGCCAAGGCCAGCATTCGGCCTCGATCCTGCCTCTGGAAGTTGACGGAGGAGGGACACCGCCGCTTTTTGGAGGAGGCCCGCACCTTGGCTTCCACTCAGATGCAAAGTATCCAGCAGTGCATGAGCCAGCCAGGTGTGAAGACTTCTATGAGCCCAAGGGTGGGGGACTCTAGGCCAGCTGTGCCCTCTCACcctcacccccccaaccccccacccccgttatTCTCCACATCTGCAGGAAGCAGAACACGAGTGGTTGAGACCCTCTAAGTGATACCATCCTCTGAGACCTCCCAATGAGAGTCGGAGTTTGTGTTCAAGGaatagggaaactgaggttgCCGCAGACACCACTCACAGCCCGGAATCCTGGGCACAAGGGCGTTTGAGCTAGGGCTTATCTGTTAAGAGGATTCTGCTGTAGCTAGCAGAAAGGCTTCAGAAGTGGTAGCATCCGAACCTTAAGCTCTGTGGGATAGCATAGCAGACCCGGCACAGAACAGGCCAAGATTGCAAGCTCCTCTGACTCTCTTACAGATTTGATGCCCCTCCTCTTTGACCTTCATGAAGAATCAGCCACGCCCTATTAAAGTTTTTTTCAGCaacacctgtgtatgtgtgtgagagatctCTGAGGATGGGGCTAAGCAGGGAGTGGGATTCAGcgatagctcacaaccatgtgtaatggggtCTGAATGATGAGcgagagaaggaagaagcagtGGTGTagaaagcctttaatcccagcatgttggaagcagaggcaagtggatctctgagttctaagacagccaggactacacagagaaaccttaaaCTCGCTTCAAATTAAGAACAAAATCCCTAACAGGCGAACCCAGATACTTGAggtttagttaattccagatgttgtGAAGTTgataaccaaaaagaaaaatcacaactcTGCCCCTCGCCAGTTTGACACAACCATATCTCTGTATGCCATGTTTAATTTGCAAATGAAGacaataaccaggtcataattATGCTGAACACGATGTGACTATCTCATACAATTGccaatgtattatatatttaaccAGGTCATAATCTGGTTAATATGATACAACTCTccttcatacaactgcaaatgcattataaatttaagaataggggccagggactggagagatggctcagtggttaagagcactgactgttcttccaaaggtcctgagttcaaatcccagcaaccacatggtgatgtGGTCCgatgacctctttttttttttatatgtgagtacactgtagctgtcttcagacactccagaaaggggcatcagatctcattacagatggttatgagccaccatgtggttgctgggatttgaactcagtacctcgggaagagcagtcagtgttcttaaccactgagccacctctccagcccattaaatgttttttgttgttgttgttgttttttctgagacaggctttctctgtgtagccctggctgttctggaactcactctgtaaaccaggttggcctcgaactcagaaatctgcctgcctctgccttgcaaatgctgggattacaggcgtgcactaccacgcccggctatataattttctttttttttttttttttttttggattttggttttttcacgacagggtttctctgtatagccctggctgtcctggaactcactatgtagaccaggctggcctcgaactcaaaaatccatctgcctcttcctcccgagtgctgggattataggtggcCGCCgcccaaatatttttaaagatttatttattatttgagtatactgtagctatgttcagatgcaccagaagagggcatcaggtctctttatggatggttgtgagccacggccccccccccccccccgccctcttctggtatatctgaagacaactacagtgaactcataaataaaaataagtaaatctaagaACTGGGACCAATGTTCCatgagggtctttttttttttttttttttggtttttcgagacagggtttctctgtgtagtctggctgtcctggaactcactctgtagacatgactagccttaaactcagaaatctgcctgcctctgcctcccaagtgctgggattaaagtgtgtgccaccactgcccggctaacacATTCTTAACAGTATATGTCAGAAACACTCTTGTCACTTAGGTTTCTGCAACTGGTCATGTGTTTACAGCTGGTATTAACTACCTCTCTCTACTACCCATTCCTCTATTTCCTCCATCCTCAGCAaacacctcagcaggtcttgacTTTTTCTGGAGGAGTGACCCATACCTTCGTTCCTGAatagtctgtgtcctttgtcaccCTGCCTAGGTTAGGTtattgtagtttcccattgactttaatcacaggatgATATGGTAGCACCAAGAGATGTCCTAATAGAtttcctgcactccagacataaccTTTCTTACTTCCATTGTGGAGATGCAATTCAATTTCCTGAGGGTAATCTGTATCTGCCGCACCTCCTAACAGTGTTATTCCTTCCTTAGCCTGTAGGTTTGCGGGCATTAGAAGCCAGAAGTGGCCAGGAGGAAATCCGAGCTTCCAACTCTTGCAGGAGTGCTCCCCAcactggaaccaaaacttctaggccagcagaacttAAGGTTGtggaaacaggaagcaaaaaatcTAGTTGGTCACTAGGGCGGATGGATAGTGAATGGGTCTATTTCCTTTTTCACCCCTTGACTCCTGGGCCCATGGTTCCAAGCTATGGGAGAAACCACACCATATATTGGAAGCTGATTAAAAGCACATACCACACTTTCTGGACAATCCTGCCCTATTCTTCCAGGCTGCTGCTATCTAATTGGTGCTGGAATCATGTCTTCAAAAGGCTattccagcctggcagtggtggcacacgcctgtaatcccagcactctgggaagcagaggcaggcagatttctgagttcaaggccagcctagtctacagagtgagttccaggacagctaaggctacccagagaaaccctgtcttgaaaaaaacaaatccaaaaaacaaaacaaaaaaaccaaaacaaaacaaaaaggctaTTCCATATTTCTTTtggccagctgcttcaggatgatgagGAACATGGGAGGACCAGTGGATCCCATGATCATGagcccactgtcacacttctctAGCTATGAAGCAAGTCATAGCAttgtcagaagcaatactgtgtggaatatcATGATGGTGGATAAAACATTCTGTAAATCCATGGATGGTGGTTGTGGCAgcattatgtgcaggaaaggTAAATCTATAACCAAAATAAATACTCCAGTAAGGACAACATGTTGTCCTGTTCATAGCAAAAGTGGTCCAATGTAGTCAGCCTGCCCCTAGATCACTGGCTAGTCACCCCAGGGAATAGTGCCATATCTGGGTCTCAGTGATGGTCTCTGCCGTTGGCAGGTGTGGTACTCAGCAACAGCTGTAGCTTCTCACCAGGTCAGCTGGTGAAAATCCAGTGGGAATCCATGTGGTTGAGTCCATGCACATTGTTCATCTccgccaccatggccactttgttcatgagTCCATTGGCCAATGGCAGGAACGGGTTGGGAATggggctgactgtccacagaatggTTCATCCTCTCTACCTGACTATTGAACTCCTCTCCTCAAGTCaacatttacatgggacacaggTAGCTTTACATCCTTTGCctatttggagagatctatcttatttctttcttccttcttccccagatgtctctttttttttttttttttttttttttttttttggtggtttttggtggtttttgggttttttggtttgggtttttttttgttttttgttttttggatttggttttttcgagacagggtttctctgtgtagccctggctgtcctggaactcactctgtagaccaggctggcctcgaactcagaaatctgcctgcccctgcctcccagagtgctgggattacaggcgtgtgccaccatcgcctagctcccagatgtctttctcaccaattttccaatcatGTTTTCCAAGTCCCTGACCATACATCTGATCCACTAGTTACAGACCATGAGTCAGTAAACAGTCACACATCTGACCATTTATCCTTCCAAATAAAATGTATGACTGTATGGACTACCTACTATGAAGATTTCCCTTCACCAGGATTTTTCAGGGTTGTTCCAGAAaagggttgtaatgctgcagttGTCCACTCCTTGGTGGACATAGTGTGCAGAACCATCactaaaccaggtcctagtcttctctttcATGGTCAGTTGATCGCAGGGCACACCCCACCAGGCTATAACTATATGCCTGACAGCAGATGGCATTGTGACAGGATTAGAAGCCATAGGCATTTGGGCAACTTCTTCACATAACTTGCCTGTGCCTTTAGGACCTGCTTGGGCCCAATCACATATATATCATTTCCATTTGATAATAAATTGCTGCTGTGCACACCCTGCTTTATGACTTGGTAGGTCAGCTTGTGATGGACAGCTCAGAGCCCACAGTAACTTGATTACCTCACTGTCAAACATTCAGTTTctactaaggcccaatagcaggtgAAGACTTGTCTCTCGAATGGTGAATAATTGTCTGTAGATGATGGCAGAACCTTGCTCCAGAATctcaaaggtctcttctgtgattcactaGGGACCTGCcaaaggctccaaacagcatctgcCACTGACAAACTGTCAGGTAGGTCTGCTGATACAGTCTAAGTGGTAGAGCAACCTGCACAGCAGCCTGAACTTGTTGAGTCTCCTGTACCAGGCCCCTTCAAAGCTAGCAGATTTCTGAGTCACTTGGCATATGGGCCAAAGGAAAACACCCAAGTGAGGAATGTATTGTCTCCAGAGTCCAAATAGACTCACTAAAcactgtgcttctttcttggtgatgTGAGGGATGCGAGGGGCCAGGTGCACCAACTTAGAATTACAATGTTCATCTTAGAAGTCATGTactggtggggggtggggggacaggtggtagtgtgtcaggtagaggggcatatacacagaggcaggaggtgggaggaggggaggggggcttttgggaggggggaaattgggaaaggttttaccattggcaatgtaaatgaagaagatattcaataaaaaataaataaataataattaaaaaaaaaaaaaagaagtcatgtaCTGCATGTCCTATACCACTGGGTACCTAGGAATTTCACTGAGGTAGAAGGCCCTTGgattttggttggttttatttcccatcctctgatgcaCATATGCTACCAACAAAATGGTTGCTACCTCCGGCTCACTTGGTCCATGTGAATCAATGTGATATTTCGTGGAAGAGACAGTCGAGTTTCCTTCAGACCAAGTTATGACACAGGACTGCAGAGTTAATATA encodes:
- the Foxr1 gene encoding forkhead box protein R1 is translated as MGNESFLSFTTTHLSQAEQKLALYRLRIVEPPKLPLEKIPNPDQDGPDIKPNLWMWVSPNIVYPPGKLEVAAKKEALPSLLPALKKEEDNCSEASEAPSQQQPHKQKRKQKEKHIASSPSPWEEPTEEEAAKDQDDSSSVALPSLPTRAPLQSLWRLQQTISPEGRLWSRPPLHYFHLIALALRNSPPCGLHVQQIYNFIREHFPFFRTAPEAWKNTIRHNLCFRDSFEKVPVSKQGEAKASIRPRSCLWKLTEEGHRRFLEEARTLASTQMQSIQQCMSQPDLMPLLFDLHEESATPY